Proteins from a single region of Trichoderma asperellum chromosome 3, complete sequence:
- a CDS encoding uncharacterized protein (EggNog:ENOG41~SECRETED:SignalP(1-20)), whose protein sequence is MTRLAQFTAVALALVAPAFAACDYGTHLYPRERTVPVSTFGYNDLIGPLNWFGLNKTANKLCATGQHQSPIVLDSSIATAHGSSISFSVEPSPLGSEFENLGSTLEVPVNGSLKADGKDYTLAQFHFHTPSEHRINSEYHPMEMHFVFSAPDKSTAVVAFLIALGVPDLLLSSVFKHVEEIATPGHTTETGPLVFSALESHLTSNAIYTYSGSLTTPPCTEGVTWYISSQPLQIDQVTYGRVKEVIKFNARYTQNKLGGVNLLQNIADELK, encoded by the exons ATGACTCGACTCGCTCAGTTCACTGCTGTTGCCCTCGCGCTGGTCGCCCCGGCATTCGCAGCTTGTGATTACGGAACCCATCTCTATCCCCGAGAGCGCACCGTCCCGGTCAGCACTTTTGGCTACAATGACCTCATTGGCCCTCTGAACTGGTTCGGCCTCAACAAGACTGCCAACAAGCTCTGTGCCACCGGCCAGCACCAGTCTCCTATCGTCCTGGACTCTTCCATCGCTACCGCCCACGGCAGTTCCATCTCCTTCAGCGTGGAACCGTCCCCCCTTGGAAGCGAGTTTGAGAACTTGGGCAGCACTCTCGAGGTGCCCGTCAACGGCTCACTCAAGGCCGATGGCAAGGACTACACGCTGGCTCAGTTTCACTTCCACACTCCTAGCGAGCACCGCATCAACTCTGAGTATCACCCTATGGAGATGCACTTTGTGTTCTCTGCCCCTG ACAAGTCCACTGCTGTGGTTGCTTTCCTGATCGCTCTCGGTGTGCCCGACCTTCTGCTGTCCTCCGTCTTTAAGCATGTTGAGGAGATTGCGACTCCTGGCCACACTACCGAGACTGGACCTCTCGTGTTTTCTGCGCTGGAGAGCCACCTTACGTCCAACGCCATCTACAC TTACTCTGGCTCACTGACCACTCCTCCTTGCACCGAGGGCGTTACTTGGTACATTAGCTCCCAGCCTCTGCAGATTGACCAGGTTACCTATGGCCGTGTCAAGGAGGTGATCAAGTTTAACGCTCGCTACACCCAGAACAAGCTTGGCGGCGTGAACCTGCTGCAAAACATTGCCGACGAGCTGAAATAG
- a CDS encoding uncharacterized protein (EggNog:ENOG41~TransMembrane:1 (o20-48i)), producing MFCLRSWLPLLFIPTNASPAFILLFFICTYFLNRPCVYCSVLLLILFLTSCNWSDRCFFDLGSNWFQPRPTVPAPFLEDDLIAHNAFNESVADMLNSTAKAAARAAAEEIAVLRNEWTGVGFEWLRNMLGKREWRIDCMDIYVRL from the exons ATGTTCTGCCTTCGAAG TTGGCTCccgctcctcttcatcccaaCCAACGCCTCGCCCgccttcatcctcctcttcttcatctgcacGTACTTCCTCAACCGCCCCTGCGTCTACTGCtccgtcctcctcctcatcctcttcctcaccTCGTGCAACTGGTCCGACCGCTGCTTCTTCGACCTCGGCAGCAACTGGTTCCAGCCCCGGCCGACCGTCCCCGCGCCGTTCCTCGAAGACGACCTCATCGCCCATAACGCCTTTAACGAGTCCGTCGCCGACATGCTCAACTCCACCGCAAAGGCCGCCGcccgcgccgccgccgaggagaTTGCCGTGCTGAGGAACGAGTGGACGGGCGTCGGCTTCGAGTGGCTGCGCAACATGCTGGGCAAGCGGGAATGGAGGATCGACTGCATGGACATTTACGTCAGGCTGTGA
- a CDS encoding uncharacterized protein (EggNog:ENOG41~TransMembrane:1 (i501-519o)), with protein sequence MPRQSRAQGLDFDIHNDPACSGPSMEDEYRYEDADESVLHHYDDEEGDMSHVDGGDNSSHHDNEDDVFSDNSPRSSMGSVSEGAPRKSSHDARSPRISDIQQYETEADFVPTAKGAPRPPFRSPSSVKAMQMNSPAPSVSGGQPRSGRRSALPTVSRIGSPGSSQPPQYSPKKTPPRFKKNDPPLVLLHVTLLPLRWPWGEVLDEAKTSELSEGVKTLREAWRELQDTIGDTIQDRGVLLPHPQNDFEVMEERLLEALELPFKRRARILECGHYLGPSNEMPFADEHDSDDDDAFDEDGEMLPSNDKKPTHWCTTCSSEIPVDALGAGKIYRVKVYASNGLMRAGAWEACWKEMERVDIELEPMMDAKLQDELVHLAARQDRVIHSKSRAGRRPISSRIQDVEDEREDEDFDDHVREETMNDGEESFMDEKAHRRQTSYDTTSSGKFRQHSARTSMGGRSSMGFAPQEESAGKQKRRFNPGSFPDVVVNAFKALLDDKRNLAILLLSALTVVVALRGGVSNRLDDVISFQPVVTDSEVPTAVLKEGEGEGIELEGEAGAEGGTSPVDDILFTPQVNIDGENPCPAVEPQTVEKWMTATVTEMSTVARTDMPLADSDFSSDDDDDEDAIVDKMLAGETLTLGENYVEDEEEMHGQGHSSWEWGSPFKFPW encoded by the coding sequence ATGCCCCGGCAGTCGAGGGCACAGGGTCTAGACTTTGACATCCACAACGACCCAGCCTGCAGTGGCCCTAGCATGGAAGACGAATACCGCTACGAGGACGCAGACGAGAGTGTGCTTCACCActacgacgacgaggaaggCGACATGTCCCACGTGGACGGCGGCGACAACAGCTCGCACCACGACAACGAGGACGACGTCTTCAGCGACAACAGCCCGCGCAGCTCCATGGGCTCCGTGTCCGAGGGCGCCCCCCGCAAGAGCTCGCACGACGCCCGATCCCCGCGCATCTCCGACATCCAGCAGTACGAGACCGAGGCCGACTTTGTGCCCACCGCCAAGGGTGCGCCGCGACCGCCCTTCAGGTCTCCTTCGTCGGTCAAGGCCATGCAAATGAACTCTCCGGCGCCGTCTGTCTCGGGCGGCCAGCCTCGCTCTGGCCGGCGCAGCGCCCTGCCCACCGTCTCTCGCATAGGCTCGCCGGGCAGCAGCCAGCCGCCGCAGTACTCGCCCAAGAAAACCCCGCCGCGCTTCAAGAAGAACGACCCGCCGCTGGTGCTTCTGCACGTCactctgctgccgctgcgatGGCCATGGGGCGAAGTCTTGGACGAGGCCAAGACCAGCGAGCTGAGCGAGGGCGTCAAGACGCTGCGAGAGGCCTGGCGAGAGCTCCAGGACACCATCGGTGACACGATCCAAGACCGCGGTGTCCTCTTGCCCCATCCCCAAAACGACTTTGAGGTCATGGAAGAGCGCCTTCTCGAGGCTCTGGAGCTTCCCTTTAAGCGACGAGCACGCATCCTGGAATGCGGCCACTATCTTGGCCCTTCCAACGAGATGCCCTTTGCTGATGAGCACgacagcgatgacgacgatgcctTTGATGAGGACGGCGAGATGCTCCCCAGCAATGACAAGAAGCCGACTCACTGGTGCACCACCTGTTCTTCCGAGATCCCAGTGGACGCCCTCGGTGCCGGCAAGATTTATCGCGTCAAGGTCTATGCTAGCAACGGACTGATGAGGGCTGGTGCGTGGGAGGCCTGCTGGAAGGAGATGGAGCGAGTCGACATTGAGCTGGAACCCATGATGGACGCCAAGCTTCAGGACGAACTCGTCCATCTTGCCGCGCGCCAGGACCGAGTCATTCACTCCaagagcagagcaggcagGCGACCGATATCATCTCGCATCCAAGATGTAGAGGATGAGCGGGAAGACGAGGACTTTGATGACCATGTTCGCGAAGAAACAATGAATGACGGCGAAGAGTCCTTTATGGATGAAAAGGCACACCGCCGACAGACCTCATACGACACGACATCCTCTGGAAAATTTCGCCAGCACTCCGCCAGAACTTCCATGGGCGGCCGGTCCTCGATGGGATTCGCGCCCCAAGAAGAATCTGCTGGCAAGCAAAAGCGGCGCTTTAACCCCGGCAGCTTTCCCGACGTGGTTGTCAACGCTTTCaaggcgctgctggatgaTAAGAGAAACCTTGCAATCCTCCTCCTGAGTGCTCTAACCGTGGTAGTTGCGCTTCGGGGTGGCGTCAGCAACCGGCTTGATGATGTTATTTCGTTCCAGCCGGTCGTTACCGACTCTGAGGTGCCGACTGCAGTCCTGAAGGAAGGCGAAGGAGAGGGAATAGAGTTGGAGGGAGAGGCCGGAGCTGAAGGTGGAACCTCGCCTGTGGATGACATCCTATTCACGCCCCAAGTCAACATTGACGGAGAGAACCCCTGCCCTGCCGTGGAGCCGCAGACCGTTGAGAAGTGGATGACTGCTACGGTCACCGAGATGAGTACTGTGGCACGTACCGACATGCCACTTGCGGATTCGGATTTTTCttctgacgacgacgacgacgaagatgctaTTGTGGATAAGATGCTCGCGGGCGAGACGCTCACTTTGGGCGAGAATTAtgttgaggatgaggaggagatgcaTGGACAAGGACATTCGAGCTGGGAGTGGGGATCTCCGTTCAAGTTCCCCTGgtaa
- a CDS encoding uncharacterized protein (EggNog:ENOG41), translating to MDLPPAPTPPVSGGVGPNSERTANLLNLLKFSGPGSSKEPLQASNQSQSQGQGQAQAHAQAPLPASLSSAQQHQQPGDSPSQSHSHPEPSSVQQQQQQQPERQNDEVDDEDDEEQYQRIQHLQMQSSNQFQTRIHQPAPTAADPTGLLAALMRGAHEIDEPKSAPTPPQVQAQPANPFASGTPPPDTRSYLLNLLNRPKPSQTDQPLLVESSRSNQHTPQSQEHLSETSSRYYGHHPQQTQQQHSQQQQQQQQHPTAYHPQQLYQQQVEAFAGHGTANANPIFSPTPKDPADVSVLYQALAGTLNQMSPHSTGSVHGSGPPPAFHILKKDQSSPAGSNPFAGSERSSLQSPPQQFRHSLDRASSLHSHQSHHSHHSQHSHHSTQQSIKQTPTTSDFGSFVNIDKNRETVSEAVHDLAGRADRDAQEALDRAERETVSNYADSATVRPHDESDWVQPSNYSDATRSIEKHTIDEIKSDHEHRGYGSSAEHLSKEEAPEPREIDNHGIADSWESADQDEIVVIEGKEAPSVRVYNFPMKPWISITLQEDTTEPRPQFREESIMDVAHLKKDFDQIDRNLYTASQSYMTHGMSKQGGLRVIRQDDGKDAKVFRDTKDRIFNVAMSVTPHDYEGVPREAIIATGISGTVYWVQIKDGEKDHLEDPHLEQYGFALPPINSQEGDAPGGALKTRARASTNHPEFFAVGRGKSIHFIWPSFILQNNLFKPGHDRVADTEALLSQCSLKINTGKAGKDFTFSQDDSVVVSLDKSGRVKFWDVRDLTAVKEGSDPRNPAPAHSALEIKEPLMTLASTPEGEKAWPTSVLLLDKQRPYQKRCALRYMIVGMKQNHTLQLWDLALGKPVQEFNLPHSKESDAVCSVMYHPASGMIIIGHPTRNSVYFAHLSAPKYNLKNVSQAEYIQKLVSQDPSIPQPDSTAVISGVREYSFANRGILRSLDILATPAMVQDTEEPTLFELYAMHSKGVACLMIKQAELGWSKDNKVLDPVDAVIEGVVTVSKLKTPVQTDVTNGTTTEHTTPVRIATRSATREILQQPAQAASSEAATTPRGIEQQATTPAKPKNDAREIETPGQSSKENHPEKPERKQRKKKGKDAESNANGSASAHKGEAAASSNKSAINGLGAGGISSEAFDSAIGSLETRLGATVSDTFKVSMNNLHNKINDSARVRDESFNQHQLKLLDMVSDILNENTQKVLENLIHQQFTDVVIPSIGDKTSKAVADLVQNKIQVNMASSVQKEIQSALPHAVSRSLRSNDFINAISDRVSNVVTTSVQQEVLSTISQRLAPTFNNIATQAAQRVATDIHKQYHEQFEQLKAQHAADNNKIDQLLSYVTRLSDMVSTMAASQSSLQAEFLKFKQQPVELPVVTAAGGINIPHAASVAHSIGSHGYANTVASQRASFPPSQAPSQAPSHPQQYGSPQYMRGSQHMASPHGSAAPSDHVGPANNVAALAGAYANQMNKTEAEADNDLVQRIRVIETAIAENRLQDAMIQWIQSGRETEIFRRCLSRYPPGKFDSLQPLMLLVVIATISKDLKPNPRLKEEVEWIEMAVRSFGASLPNYNWDDDMSREVMKSMSQTMQLLIARVQPLIAGIQDGFPTDPFLANLDRGKLEWIVQTSNHILANFY from the exons ATGGATCTGCCTCCTGCACCAACTCCGCCCGTGTCTGGCGGCGTCGGGCCCAATTCAGAGCGAACCGCCAATCTGCTGAACCTGCTCAAGTTTAGTGGCCCCGGCAGCTCCAAAGAGCCGCTGCAGGCGTCgaaccagagccagagtCAGGGCCAGGGTCAAGCTCAGGCTCATGCTCAGGCTCCGCTGCCAGCATCCTTATCATCcgcccagcagcatcagcagccgGGCGACTCGCCCTCCCAGTCTCATTCCCACCCAGAGCCGTCGtcggtgcagcagcagcagcagcagcagcctgagAGGCAAAACGATGAagtcgacgacgaagacgacgaagagcagTACCAGCGTATCCAACATCTCCAAATGCAGTCTTCGAACCAGTTCCAGACCCGGATTCATCAGCCTGCCCCCACGGCGGCCGATCCTACGGGCCTGCTCGCTGCCCTTATGAGAGGCGCTCACGAGATTGACGAGCCCAAGTCTGCTCCCACGCCGCCCCAAGTCCAGGCCCAGCCTGCGAATCCCTTCGCTAGCGGAACGCCGCCCCCTGATACCAGATCGTACCTGCTCAATCTCCTCAACAGGCCCAAGCCTAGCCAGACCGATCAGCCTCTGCTGGTTGAGTCTTCACGCTCTAACCAACACACCCCACAATCGCAGGAGCATCTGTCAGAGACGAGCAGCCGCTACTATGGCCATCACCCGCAACagacccagcagcagcactctcaacagcagcagcagcagcagcagcacccgaCCGCATACCATCCACAACAATtgtaccagcagcaggtcGAGGCGTTTGCTGGGCACGGCACTGCCAACGCCAACCCCATCTTCTCTCCTACACCAAAGGACCCCGCAGATGTGTCGGTTCTGTACCAGGCGCTGGCGGGCACGTTGAACCAGATGTCGCCTCATAGTACCGGCAGTGTCCACGGGTCTGGCCCTCCGCCTGCATTCCACATCTTGAAGAAGGATCAGAGCTCGCCAGCAGGGTCTAATCCCTTTGCCGGCAGCGAGCGAAGCTCTCTGCAGAGCCCTCCCCAGCAGTTCAGGCACAGCCTTGACCGGGCTTCATCTCTTCATTCTCATCAATCGCACCATTCGCATCACTCTCAGCACTCCCACCATTCCACCCAGCAGTCCATCAAGCAGACGCCTACGACTTCTGATTTTGGTAGCTTTGTCAACATTGATAAGAACAGAGAGACTGTTTCCGAGGCTGTTCATGATCTCGCCGGTAGAGCCGATCGCGACGCCCAAGAAGCCTTGGACAGAGCTGAGCGCGAAACCGTATCCAACTATGCCGATAGTGCCACCGTCCGACCCCATGACGAGAGCGACTGGGTTCAGCCATCCAACTACTCTGATGCTACTCGCTCCATTGAGAAGCACACGATTGATGAGATCAAATCTGATCACGAGCACCGTGGATATGGTTCCTCTGCGGAGCATCTTTCCAAAGAAGAGGCTCCCGAACCTAGAGAAATTGACAACCACGGAATTGCCGATAGCTGGGAGAGCGCTGATCAGGATGAGATTGTCGTCATCGAGGGAAAGGAAGCTCCTTCTGTCAGGGTCTACAACTTCCCGATGAAGCCATGGATTTCCATCACGCTTCAAGAGGACACCACCGAGCCTCGACCTCAGTTCCGTGAAGAGTCAATCATGGACGTTGCCCACCTCAAGAAGGACTTTGACCAGATCGACCGCAACTTGTACACTGCCTCTCAGTCCTACATGACGCACGGCATGTCTAAACAGGGTGGCTTACGTGTCATTCGTCAAGACGATGGCAAGGACGCAAAGGTTTTTAGAGACACCAAGGACCGCATCTTCAACGTCGCCATGTCTGTCACCCCACACGATTACGAAGGCGTTCCCCGGGAGGCCATTATCGCTACTGGCATCAGCGGCACCGTCTACTGGGTCCAGATCAAGGACGGCGAAAAGGATCACCTCGAGGACCCTCATCTTGAGCAGTACGGCTTCGCGCTGCCTCCCATCAACTCTCAAGAAGGCGACGCTCCTGGTGGTGCCCTCAAGACTCGCGCCCGAGCTTCTACCAACCACCCCGAGTTCTTCGCCGTCGGCCGCGGCAAGTCTATCCACTTTATCTGGCCGTCCTTTATTCTGCAGAACAATCTGTTCAAGCCCGGTCATGACCGCGTCGCGGATACTGAGGCACTGCTGAGCCAATGCTCCCTCAAGATCAACACTGGCAAGGCTGGTAAGGACTTTACCTTTAGCCAGGACGACTCTGTTGTTGTCTCACTGGACAAGTCTGGCCGCGTCAAGTTCTGGGACGTCCGCGACCTGACTGCCGTCAAAGAAGGCTCAGATCCTCGCAACCCCGCCCCTGCTCACTCCGCTTTGGAGATCAAGGAGCCCTTGATGACTCTGGCTAGCACCCCAGAGGGCGAGAAGGCTTGGCCTACATCTGTGCTACTCCTCGACAAGCAGCGCCCTTACCAGAAGCGATGTGCGTTGAGGTACATGATTGTTGGCATGAAGCAGAATCATACTTTGCAGCTGTGGGATCTTGCTCTGGGCAAGCCTGTTCAAGAGTTCAACTTGCCTCACAGCAAGGAATCCGATGCCGTCTGCAGCGTCATGTACCATCCGGCCAGCGGCATGATCATCATCGGCCACCCAACTCGCAACTCGGTCTACTTTGCGCATCTTTCGGCTCCTAAGTATAACCTGAAGAACGTATCTCAGGCCGAGTACATCCAGAAGCTGGTTAGCCAGGACCCCTCTATTCCCCAGCCAGATAGTACTGCTGTCATTAGCGGCGTTCGGGAGTACTCCTTTGCCAACCGTGGCATTCTACGAAGCCTGGACATTCTTGCCACACCCGCCATGGTCCAGGACACAGAAGAGCCCACGTTGTTTGAGCTGTACGCCATGCATTCCAAGGGCGTTGCTTGTCTGATGATCAAGCAGGCTGAGCTAGGATGGTCCAAGGACAACAAGGTGCTTGATCCTGTCGATGCCGTGATTGAGGGCGTTGTCACGGTGTCTAAGCTCAAGACTCCTGTGCAGACGGATGTTACCAACGGCACAACCACCGAGCACACCACCCCAGTGCGCATTGCCACTCGGTCTGCGACGAGAGAGAttctgcagcagcctgcCCAGGCCGCTTCTTCTGAAGCAGCAACTACTCCTCGGGGCATCGAACAGCAGGCGACCACTCCTGCCAAGCCCAAAAACGACGCCAGAGAGATTGAGACTCCGGGACAGTCATCTAAGGAAAACCATCCCGAGAAGCCTGAGCGCAAGCAGCgcaaaaagaagggcaaggatGCCGAGTCAAATGCCAATGGATCGGCATCAGCGCACAAgggcgaggctgctgcctctTCCAATAAGAGTGCTATCAACGGCCTTGGCGCTGGTGGCATTTCATCCGAGGCATTCGACTCTGCCATTGGCAGCCTGGAGACGAGGCTCGGAGCTACCGTATCCGACACCTTCAAGGTCTCGATGAACAACTTGCACAACAAGATTAACGACAGCGCTCGCGTCAGGGATGAGAGCTTCAACCAGCATCAGCTGAAACTGCTCGACATGGTTTCGGATATTTTGAACGAGAACACTCAGAAAGTGCTCGAGAATTTGATCCACCAGCAGTTCACTGATGTCGTGATACCCTCCATTGGTGACAAGACCAGCAAGGCCGTGGCTGATTTGGTCCAGAATAAGATTCAGGTCAACATGGCTTCGTCTGTGCAGAAGGAGATCCAGAGTGCCCTACCCCATGCTGTTAGCCGCTCGCTGCGATCCAACGACTTCATCAACGCCATCTCTGATAGAGTCAGCAATGTGGTTACCACCAGCGTGCAGCAGGAGGTGCTGTCCACAATCTCGCAACGCTTGGCGCCCACGTTCAACAACATTGCTACCCAGGCGGCTCAGCGCGTGGCCACTGACATTCACAAGCAGTATCATGAACAATTCGAGCAGCTGAAGGCGCAACATGCCGCGGACAACAACAAGATCGACCAGCTTCTGTCTTATGTTACCCGGCTGTCGGATATGGTGTCCACCATGGCAGCTTCGCAGTCGTCGCTCCAGGCCGAGTTCCTTAAGTTTAAGCAACAGCCTGTTGAGCTTCCTGTCGTTACTGCTGCAGGCGGCATCAATATCCCGCACGCTGCCAGCGTTGCTCACAGCATTGGATCCCATGGCTACGCTAACACTGTGGCTAGCCAACGCGCAAGCTTCCCACCTAGCCAGGCACCTAGCCAGGCACCTAGCCACCCACAGCAGTATGGAAGCCCTCAATACATGCGCGGATCTCAACATATGGCGAGCCCCCATGGATCTGCTGCCCCCTCGGATCACGTCGGACCCGCCAACAACGTGGCTGCACTTGCCGGTGCCTATGCCAACCAGATGAACAAGACTGAGGCCGAGGCAGACAACGACCTTGTGCAGCGTATCCGAGTCATCGAGACGGCCATTGCCGAGAATCGTCTGCAGGACGCCATGATCCAATGGATCCAGAGCGGCCGCGAGACGGAGATTTTCCGCCGCTGCCTTAGCCGGTATCCCCCGGGCAAATTTGATTCCCTGCAgccgctgatgctgctggtcGTGATTGCGACCATCTCCAAGGACTTGAAGCCGAACCCGCGTTTGAAGGAGGAGGTTGAATGGATTGAGATGGCTGTGAGGTCGTTTGGCGCCAGCCTGCCCAACTAC AACTGGGATGACGACATGTCTCGTgaggtgatgaagagcaTGTCGCAAACGATGCAGCTGCTCATTGCCCGCGTGCAGCCTTTGATTGCTGGCATCCAGGATGGATTCCCTACTGATCCCTTCCTGGCCAACCTTGACAGAGGCAAGCTCGAGTGGATTGTGCAAACGTCCAACCACATCTTGGCCAACTTTTACTAA
- a CDS encoding uncharacterized protein (EggNog:ENOG41~SECRETED:SignalP(1-15)) has translation MKASIVLSFVAAAMASVIERTNGCNADNCARAVTGTRDGLLPISSRKADCSSFMRATVTPHATTTTITVTVHPGITAKPKNDVNYAAATVCPTAVPAYASACDGAKRYSSACSCWGITATTVTAHTPTKTEIVTVTQNYCEL, from the exons ATGAAGGCCTCCATCGTCTTGTCATTCGTTGCTGCCGCTATGGCCAGCGTGATCGAGCGTACCAACGGCTGCAATGCCGATAACTGTGCTCGCGCCGTCACTGGCACTCGCGACGGTCTGCTGCCTATTTCCTCTCGCAAGGCCGACTGCTCCAGCTTTATGCGAGCTACTGTCACCCCCCATGCTAC aaccaccaccatcaccgtcACTGTTCACCCCGGTATTACCGCCAAGCCCAAGAACGATGTCAACTACGCCGCCGCTACTGTCTGTCCCACGGCTGTCCCTGCTTATGCCTCTGCTTGCGACGGTGCTAAGAGATACTCCTCTGCCTGCTCCTGCTGGGGCATCACTGCCACCACTGTCACCGCTCACACGCCTACAAAAACTGAGATTGTCACCGTTACTCAGAACTACTGCGAGCTGTAA